ATTGAGGGTGAGCTTGGGACTGCCGCTGGCACTGTCGCTCTCGCCTTTGGCACAAGTCTTTGTTCTCATGATCATCAGGTCTGTCCTGATGCTGGGCCTCCTGACATTGGGAGCGACCACGCCGCAGGCGTCTGACAATCTTCTCTTTATGGACAGCGTGCATTTCTTACTTCTATTGCTTTGGCTACTGGTAGGCGGCAGCGTGCAAGGACTGCCAAAGGCTGTACTGACCCGCTTGTGGTGGTTGGGAGCCATTTCGAGGGGTAAGTTGGCGACTACGAAGAGCTCGTAGAAAAGGTCGTCGACCTGGTAGTTCTTCTTGGCCGACGTCTCGACGAAGACGCAAGCCGAATCCTGGGTTGTGCAGTAAGTGACTGCTTCTTCGGGTTGGACAGTTCTGGCAACAAAAGATGGAATCATATAGCACTCCCATGTAAAAACAAGGGGAcaggtttatttttaaaaagcattCGCATACGAGCACCACGAGCTAACTTCGTCTGATGATAGATTATTTAATACGAGTAATCCTATTTAGTTCTTGGTGAAAGCAGCTCTTATTATTCAATATGAATTGTTTGAATGCAAGTAAGAGACCCGCGTCAAAATTAAAGCAAAAGTTTAAAACATGACAAATATTAGAGCGCAAAACAAACACTTTGAAAAATGCTGACTAAAATAACGTTTATCCTACAACGCAAACTATCACAAAGAAAACGTCGCGAAGTGCGATGATGCCCGCCACAATAGGGCGCAaatcaatgatattaaagaactatagatatgttacgttcatagaaattacgatttgaatccgtgccgagctattccaaattgcacacattgacaaatgtaactgataagtgaaacaaaagatacgaaatagcacgcaaatgaaagagatagctatagttttaacgattctgcactaactaatctatgtccgcagcgcacgcatccttatcgctctaacgtcaaaacaagatcgctttctctttcttaacttgaacatggcgcatggcgtcttgattgtttgcataaataattgaaaatataaatactaaataattttgcataatcacatgtggtaagagatcccttgtattttgtttactttagagtcataattggtacactttcgaaacacacacgatggcattttttatttattttggtaagaacaggaacttacggtgtggtacgcacgcgattgcgcacgacgcaggccacacgaagactaaacacaagacgtcccaattgggacgtatttgagtattcacagcgcaagcgcttataacatatctgcttttgtttttatataatatcattggcgcAAATCGATTCTGTCTGGCACTAATGGAAACCGTTGCGGATTCGAATCAGGGTGTCTGTGGTTTTACAATTATGTGTTGATAAAATCAGATAATCTTTGATATCCTAAAGTGCTCTTATCACTGTTTGAAGTTTATAATATTTCGTTTATCAGAAAtgtctaaaatattattataatatcacCAGCTCAAAAACGCTTAGGCAGTGCCTAACTAAGTTgcgttttattaatacaatggTTATTTTGTAATTAGTTTACCCCGAAATAAAACGAAAACTCAACCGAGAGcaaactaaaaataatactgaatttagtaggtaataatgattaaattataataaatagatttaaaattttaaaatctcAAAATGAGGGTATTTGTATAGTAAGGTCCTTTGGCGACCGCCGAAGCAATAGTGGGACTGTTAAACTGTAActgttaagtaggtataaaaacGATAACCATCGTTTAAATCTCAacagattaacgcccgtattcacaaacattactttgaggtcacacagtgcgcgtggacgcacagggtaaaacatgaaccaatcacagagctctattcaacgctgtgcgttcgatttgctgcttcacttatgcaagtatcatttgtgaatacgggcgtaaggatACATGTCTTGTAAATGTTTCTATATCACTATGTTAAAATGATGCTGCATAGAAATAAACCATAACTCACTTCAGTTCCCGATCGCACTTGTTGCCAGCGATCGCCATGGGCACCCTGGGCGCCTGTCTCTTCCCCCGGCTGCCCCCACTGGTAGCACTGGCCTTGGTCTCCAGAATCTGCTCCCGGAGGCGGATCACCTCCTCGAAGGACTCCCGGCTGTCCATGGCGAAGACCAGCACGAAGATGTCACCTGAGAACAAGGATTTTGAGAGTTTGAGAcctcttacacccgtattcacaaacattactatgaggtctcacagtgtcatcatcatcatttcag
The DNA window shown above is from Ostrinia nubilalis chromosome 13, ilOstNubi1.1, whole genome shotgun sequence and carries:
- the LOC135077128 gene encoding GTP-binding protein Rhes-like — its product is MDSRESFEEVIRLREQILETKASATSGGSRGKRQAPRVPMAIAGNKCDRELKTVQPEEAVTYCTTQDSACVFVETSAKKNYQVDDLFYELFVVANLPLEMAPNHHKRVSTAFGSPCTLPPTSSQSNRSKKCTLSIKRRLSDACGVVAPNVRRPSIRTDLMIMRTKTCAKGESDSASGSPKLTLNRLVRSNPQTDKRSCVIQ